The DNA region CACATGTGCAGAGTAACGtgagttcttctttctttatccaactcatgatttaaaatttgtatttttaccTTATAAATTAAAGTAAGTAAaggtattatatgtatatacataaccTGGCATACATGTGCTACGCACGTGCCGAAAGACTAGTAAAAAGAGAAAACCGAAATGGAATTTGTTTCACtactacttcttcttcttcttgaatgaAGGATCATTTAAGAACAAGATCTTTAGGCACCTTTGTGCTCTTTTCACATACTGTTGACTCTAACCGAAATGgaagttaaagttgaagttgtgtttggatatgcatttcacttgaaaaaaagttgaatttttgTGAGTGGAAAAAGATTTTTCACTTGACCACTTTTTCAgtttttcaaacttgaaaaactCATCTTCAAAAACTCAGTCAAATGTATAACCAAacaatgttttgaaaaagaaattgaagcAAGGAAAATTTTTCTCCATCCAAACGGCTCCAAGTGTTGGCGATCTCtgttttcttcttcctctaccACAATCACCATTTGAGCCTAATACATGGTGACTATCAATTTTAAGTATCTCCATGATTTGGTAATGAAGtacaaatataatcaaataGAAGAATCAGAAATCACAAGACTATTCAAGCATAAAATAGGGTGATTTACAAAATTGTAAGGCAAACTTAAAGaggaaaaattgagaaagaggAATAGCAATAAGGGAAATGGAGGTCTAACAACCCTGAAAAGAGGAGGAGAATATCTCCAATGCTAGAAGCCACAATGAAGTGCAGCATTGAGGAAACCGACTTTATATATCAATGTTGTCAGTGATGGTACACTGTTCAGTTTGTCTGTTTCCCAGCCTTATATAGTTTGTTTTGCATGAACCTTGTCATCAAAATCACCAGATGTCAACATTGCTTTTACAAATAAAACTGCGATGAAAATTTCCATACACAATTAGAACATTCAATACAGGAGTTAGAAAGATACACTAGCTTACTCCACACTACTCTTTTGAACACGACAAAACTAATAATAttgttttcttccttcttcttttcttgagtaAAAATTAATACCTAGTAGCTTTCCTGCAGCTGGTGCAGAGGAAGAAAAGGGAACCACGGCATGGTGTTCCTGCTATTTAAAGGCCCTTCTTCTCCAGATATGATCAATCTGGAAAAGACATGGACTTCAATAGTTCGTTAATGGATATATACATGAATGGGCATACCCGTGCAATGCACGTGCCGTGAAGCTAGTAAAAGAAAATccgacactttttttttcttgatgaaTGGTGTGACTCTATTATGCAAGCTCCTCGTCAAGAAAAAATGTAAAGCACGacaaataagcacttattgttCGACACATCTTCATAAAGAAATCTAATCAATGGTTAAATGAAGAATCATTTCCTTATTAATGATGAACATATCTTAGAACTATTCCTAATAAATATAAGGACGACTTCAAAATTAATACCAAGTAGCTCTCCTGGGGGGGAGTGCAAAGGAAGAAAAGGGAGCTACAACATGGTGTTCCTGCTATTTAAAGGCCCTTCTTCCCTAGAAATGATCAATCCGGAGAAGACATGGATTTCAATAGTTCGTTAATGAAACTCCCAAAAATACATGACTCGGTATGCATGTGCAATGCATGTGCCATGAAACTAAAAGGAAAAACCGAAACagagtttttttctttttgatgagTGCTGTGACTCCATTTGCAAGCTACTCGTCAGGAGAAAAATCTAAAGTATGACAAATGAGGACTTATTGTTCCACACCTCTTCATAAAAAAATCCAATCAATGGTTAAATGAAGGATAATTTCCTTATCAATGATGAACATATCTTAGAACTATTCCTAATAAATACGACAACATCAAAATTAATGCCTAGTAGCTCCCCGGGGGTGGGGGAAACGGATAAAACAAAATATTACTTTTTGCCGGGGAAGAAAACGGTACCTTTGCTTTCTGGATGATCGCTTGATTGATAcgaataatttaatttaaataatttggaATTGATAGATGGAGATAATCACATAAAGAAAAGACCACTTGTAAAGAGCGAGAGAGAGAAAAGTAATTTTGTGCGCTCCAGGCAAATGAATTACACAACGGTTGGATTATTTTATAGAAGTAGTGGccccttttttaatttttttttatccaagacctctttttaaatttcttttctttggcttattgtttagtttttttttttcttttttctctgaGAACTTACTAATTAGTGTGCTAATTGAGGTGTGGTTGTATGTCCTTTGTTATTCTTCCTTATCATACTGATCTATTGATCTATTTGTCCCATTCTTGTAGCATTTTCAAAAGTAGTATATGATGGATTCACATTGATCATATATAGAAACTTGTACTTCATACTTTCATGTATAATTATTTACTCAGAAactttattttaataatattgaAAGAATTTTACAAAATCGTGTAttacatgattttatttacatGGTATAACTGTGCAACACATGTGCAGGGAAACGtgagttcttctttctttaTCCAACTCATGGTATAACTGTCTATTTTTACTTTATAAatcaaaataagtaaaaatattatatggatATAGCAAACATGTGCTACACACGTGCCGAAAGActtaataaaaagagaaaaccGAAATTGAATTTGCTTCActacttgttcttcttcttaaaTGAAGGATCATTCAAGAACAGATCTTTAGGCACCTTTGTTCTCTTTTCATAGTCATTTGAATCTAAGGCACCTTTGTTCtcttttcatattcatttgaATCTAAGTACAGATTTATTATCAGAAAGGCATTAAAGATGAAATACGACAACAAAATACTATCAATGTTTGGACAGGATAAGTACATGATTAATGGTATAATAATGAAGGATCATTTCCTTATTAATGATGACCATATCTTAGAACTATTCCTTATAAATGTAACGTCGACTTCAAAATTAATGCCTAGTAGCTCTCCTGGGGGTGAGTCCAAAGGAAGAAAAGGTAGCTACGACATGGAGTTCCTTGCTATTTAAAGCTAAAttgctcggactcgggtgcgggtATCCAATACAAGTAAGGATCCGAGTGTCGGATTCggcaaaatctaaattttaagattcggggtTGCAGATCCAGGGATGGACATAGGTGCGGGGATcggctaagaaaattcaaaattataaaaatagagcTATAAAGAACACGACCCCTTGAATTCTTGGTTTCTCTCTGTTTGGCCTGAAACATGAAGAAACGAATATGAGACAAAAGGACTATAATATTGAAGGTATGTCATTTCTCATGTCTTAAATCTGTTTTATCTTTCATTTGgagaaatcaaaatctcaaatttcCCCTCAAATTTGTCCATGGACCCCGGTTAAAGTATCAAAAGTTGGTTGACCGTATCCGAGATGTATCCTGCATCCGCACCCGTCCCGTGTCGAGATGGGTGCGGCATCAAAAGCGAAGAGTCCGCACAACTTAGATTTAAAGGCCCTTCTTCCCCAGATATGGAGAAGACATGGATTTCAATAGTGCGTTAATGGAACTCCCAAAATCCTCTTCAGCACCATCTTCAGAAATGCAAAGACCAATTAGTATGCATAGCTCCATGCCAAGTAACAAAAACGTTCAGCAGGTTCAATACAATAAAGTCTAGCTTtcatgagatttttttttgtacatataGCTACCGTTTCATATAAGCTGAGATTTATCCGTTTGGCTTCCTTTGATATCTTGGATGAAGATGAAAGGGATCCAAGGTTTATGCATTTGCTAAAAGCAAACTTCTTCTGTTTCTGGAAGCgacaaaaggaagaaattctATGTTCAGGTGTTTTTTTGGCTTCTCACACATGGTTACCGAGACCACTGATATGTACCATTCATGAGTGATCTAATGATATTCTTGAGCTTTTGGGCCAGTTTAAGAACCGTCAGGGCCCTCAcatttgttgattttgttagaAATATCTCCAATCATCAGATAAACAAACCTATGTCATATGTGGAAATTGCAATTATACATATGTTGCACTTGCTTCCGCCAGTCATGACATACTCATATGCAGGTCATGTCTGTAAAATCAATAATAGAATCATAAAAATCAGTGAATtaaattggaagtgaaagatcttttcttttcttttttttcaattttttttcagaaatacTGGGGTTTATGTACTTTGCTGCTGTTTCTTCCTGTTGATTTTACCGTCATGCAGCCGCTTCATTTTATTTGTAGATATAAAGAGAAAACACGAGCTGCCCATTTCAGGGATCAGAGGGGCAATTAAGTCAAACGATCAAGTAAAGGTATGTTCTGGCTGTGACTTATTCCATTCACATTagttattcttttttcttgactttctATTAGTTGGAACTTGAAACATTTGATTTACTA from Lycium ferocissimum isolate CSIRO_LF1 chromosome 2, AGI_CSIRO_Lferr_CH_V1, whole genome shotgun sequence includes:
- the LOC132046674 gene encoding uncharacterized protein LOC132046674 isoform X2, with the protein product MRFFFVHIATVSYKLRFIRLASFDILDEDERDPRFMHLLKANFFCFWKRQKEEILCSDIKRKHELPISGIRGAIKSNDQVKDEDERDPRLMDLLKANLFCFWKQQKEEILCSGAFWRLVHGYLQITCMNHSLMI